TTGGAAAAGGTCATTATTCCCCCCTTCTTACAGCGCGGTTTCGCCGGTCTCGCCGGTGCGGATGCGCACGGCCTGGCCGACATCGAGGACGAAGATCTTGCCATCGCCGATGGCGCCCGAATTGGCGGCGGCCTGCGTCGCTTCCACCACGCGCGGCGCGAGGTCGTCATCGCAGACCACCTCGATCTTGATCTTGGGAACCATGTTGGTGGAATATTCGGCGCCGCGATAGATTTCGGTCTGGCCCTTCTGGCGACCAAAGCCCTTCACTTCGCTGACCGTCATACCGGCGATGCCAAGCGAGGAAAGAGCCTCGCGGACATCGTCAAGCTTGAACGGCTTGATGATAGCCATGACAAGTTTCATGTCGCCCCCTTATTTGGTGTGCGGACGACTACCAGCAAGAGGCGTGCCAATTTGCTAATGACGCATTAACGCGGAATTTCCACTAGGGGAGATTGTTGCGCCGCCGAAAAAATGTGCAGATGCGCAGGCGTGCCTAAAAAACAGGCATGTTCCCGCCTACCATTGCGATCCTTCGACGACCGCTGCCGCCTCGGCGGGCAGGGTGGCGCGGCCGAGCGCGGCGTTGCGATGAGGGAAACGGCCAAAGCGCGCGATGGTTGCGTGATGTTGGCGCGCGAAGTCGAGCGACTGGACGTCGCCGGCGCCCTCGAACAGCGCTAGCGACAGTTCCTGGTCGGCCAGATCCTCACTATGCTGGAAGGGCATGTAGAAGAAGAGCCGGCCAGCGCCGCCGATCTGGACGTCATAGCCCAGAGCAATGGCGCCGCGCGCCACATTACGGGCGAGCCCGTCGCTGGCAAAAGCCTGCGCCTGGCCGCGGAACATGTTGCGGGGCAATTGGTCGAACAGCAGCACGGCGGCGAGGGCATCGTCGGCGCGGTCGAGGAAGGTTTCGGGGGCAAATGCCCGCTTTTCGTTCCACAGGACGGCAAACCGATCGACGCAATGCTGGTCGAGCGCCGGATCATGGCTGTACCAGCCTTTCTCGCCCACCTGGTTGAACCAGAAGTCGAGCAGGGCGGCCGCCCAGTCGGCGGTCACGGCATCATGGCTGTCGGTCAGCATGTTCATGACCTTGATAAGTGCCGGAAAAGGCCAAGGGTTCCTCGGCCCGTGGCAGCGCTGCGTCAGCTTGCCGCGCTACCACGGAGCGGAGCGGGTCAGGCGGCGGTACCGCCGACCGTAAGGCCTTCCAGCAGCAGTGTCGGCTGGCCGACGCCGGCGGGGACGCTCTGGCCACCCTTGCCGCACATGCCGATGCCTTCGTCCAGCGCCCAGTCATGGCCGATGCCAATCACCTTCGTGAGCGCGGTCGGGCCATCGCCGATCAGGGTTGCACCCTTGATCGGATCGGTGAGCTTGCCATTCTCGACCTTGTAGGCTTCGGTGCAGGAGAAGACGAACTTGCCCGAGACAATGTCGACCTGACCGCCGCCGAAGCTCTTGGCGAAGATGCCGGACTTGACGCGCGACAGCAGCTCTTCCGGATCGTCCTGCCCGCCCTTGATGAAGGTGTTGGTCATGCGCGGCATCGGGGCGTGGGCGTAGGATTCACGGCGGCCATTGCCCGTCGGCGCCACGCCCATCAGCCGGGCGTTGAGGCGATCCTGCATATAGCCCTTGAGGATGCCGTCCTCGATCAGGACATTTTCCTGGGTCGGCGTGCCTTCGTCGTCGATCGACAGCGAGCCGCGACGATCGAGGATGCTGCCATCGTCGACCACGGTGACGCCGGGGGCAGCGACGCGCTGGCCGATGCGGCCGGAAAAGGCGCTGGTGCCCTTGCGGTTGAAGTCGCCTTCCAGGCCATGGCCGATCGCTTCATGCACCAGCACACCGGGCCATCCCGGCCCACACAGGACCGTCATCTCGCCGGCGGGTGCGGCGACCGAGCGGAGATTGACCTGCGCCTGGGCCAGCGCCTCGTCGATGGCGCGGTTCCAGACCTTGGGGTCCATCACCTGGTCGTAGAGATAGCGGCCGCCAATGCCGAACACGCCGGTCTCGCGCCGGCCATTTTCTTCCAGGATGACCGAGACGTTGAGGCGGACGAGCGGGCGGATGTCGCTGGCGGTGAAACCATCGGCGCGGACGATCTCGACCACCGACCAGCTACCGGCCAGGCTGACGGACACCTGCGCGACGCGCGGGTCGCGGGCGCGGGCGGCGGCGTCGATTGCGGCGCATAGCGTCACCTTCTCGGCGAAGGGCACCAGTTCGAGCGGATTGGCGTCGGTGTAGAGGTGGCGGTTGGTGCGCTGGGGCGGCGGCGCGGGCTGGCCCTTGGCCGGATCGAGCAGGGTCAGCGTCTCCGCCGCCTTCCGGATTGCCGCTTCGCTGAGGTCGTTGGCATGGGCAAAGCCGGTCATCTCGCCCGACACACCGCGCAGGCCGAAACCGGCGTCGGTCGAATAATCGGCGGTTTTGAGGCGGCCGTCGTCGAAGCCGAAGCTCTCGCTGGCACGATATTGGAGATACAGCTCGCCATCGTCGCAGGCCTTGAGTGCCTGCGCGGTCAGGCGCCGCGCGCCATCGGGATCGAGCAGGCCCGGGCGATAAAGCAGGCCGCGGGCGTCAGTGAATTGCGAAGCGAGATCGGTCATGCCGCCCGATATAGGCGCGGCATGACGGATGCCCAATGGAAATTTTAGAGCGAGCCTTAGTGCCTGATCGTTTGAGGTGGAAGCGCGATGCGCTTCCGCCGATAACCTGAATCAGGCGCTATTCTCTAGCTTAGACCTTGATTCACACTTCAGGCCGATTCAGCCTGAAGCGATCAAGGTCTAGAGACTGGCGCCCGAGGCGATGTCCGGCTTGCTGCCGATTTCACCATTGTCGGCGACGCCGCCGGCCAGCACGAAGCGGCGATCGCAATAGCCGCAATCGACATAGCCATGCTCGTCGATTTCCAGGAAGACGCGCGGATGGCCAAGGGCGGCGGGAATGTCACCCGAACCGTCGCAGGAGACGCGGGACTTGGTGACTCGGATGATTTCGGGCGGCTGGATCATGGGAGGCGGAATTAGCAGTGGCAGCGCTGCGCCGCAATATGCGTCGCGTGCGATTACATCAGGGGGAAGCGGGGGGCGGTGCAGCCGGCGTCGGCGGTGGGCTTCGGCGCGATCTTTGCGCTCTGTATCGTGGGTTGCCAGTCGGCGCAGTCGCCGATCGCCATCACCGCAAAGGGCGAGAGCATCAGCAGGATCGGCGCGACGGAGCCGCCAAGGAAGAAGCTGATCGGCATGGGTGGAAGAATGCCGTACCCATGCTTGCTGCAGGATGAATGTTACGGGTGCGGAGTGGAGCTTGTCCTGCCGGGCGGCTGGCCTTGCTGTCGCTTGGGCCGGCTCTAAAGGCCGAGCGCTTCGCTGTCGCTTGGAAGTTTCGCCGGAAGCCGTCCCCGGACATCATGTCATATCTGGTGTCCTCGCAGCATAGCTGCTCGGAGTTTTTCGGCCGCCCGTCCCCCGGACGGGCTCTAAAGGCCGAAAACTGGTGGGCGATGACGGGCTCGAACCGCCGACATTCTCGGTGTAAACGAGACGCTCTACCAACTGAGCTAATCGCCCCCGTCGTGGGAATTTGGCGCTTCTAGGTGTTTTATACGGGCGGTCAAGCGTCGTTTCGCCCCGGATTGCACACATTGCGCCGTTAACCCTATTCCCAATTGCCCATGCCTGCCCGCAGAATCGGGATCATTACGCAGGCTTAACCTCTTTGAAACCGTTTAGAGGGAAAAGTGTTGCTTATATAAGACAAGATAAGTCTGAAGGGTTGCACATGATTCATATCGGCGTTTTACCCCAACAGGAACCAAGCGTGACTGCGGCTGATGTAGAGGCGTGGATTCGCGTGCAGCGGACCATCATCGAACGGCAGTTGACCCAGAAGGCGGCCGATGAGGATATCGTGCCACCGCCCTCCATCGGGACAATGCCCCAACCGGACCGGTGATGCGCGGGACCTTGACCGCGTCGGACTGAAGCAATCTGACGCCTGAAAAGGTCCTTAGTCAGGTTCTACACGGCCAGATAGCGTCGGCTTGCGCCGAACCACGCGATGAGCGCGTCCGCCGCCTCCTGTGCCAGGGCGATGAAGACGCGACGGCCATCCTGTGGGTCGGCCTGCCGCACGACCAGCCCCTTGTCGGTCAGTGTCCCGATCCAGCGCAGTGCCGTTGTCGGCGGCACAGCAGCGGCGATACAGAGGCTGGATACCGAGACCCTTTCCTGCTCCAATTGCGCCGCGAGCAAATCCAGTAGCATATCCCATGCCGGGTCGGCGAACAGGTCGCCAGGCAGAAAGTCGGCCCGGATACGCCTGGCCCGCAGCAGGTCGCGTACCTGTGATGCGTGAACCGGGGAGGCGCCAACTGGCGCACTGGCGCTGCCGATCGGCGCAAAGGTCGGGATACTGGCATAATCGCTTGCCCGGTCCGCCATATATGGCGCGGGGTCGTGACAGGTGCGCGGATTGACGGGTCAATGCTTCCAGCGTGCGGGCCATGCGGCCGACATCCTCGCTCAACTGTTGCAGGCGAAGGCTGTCGCGATCCATTTCATGCACCCGACCAGCCGGCGCCGGGCTTTGCGCGGCGAGCAGCAACGCGGCGGCCAATTCGGTCGGGTCGGGATTGCACAGCAACTGGGTCTGCCGACTGCGCAGACTGGCAAAGGCAAGGTCGACCGTGTCCCAGCCGGCGACCAGGATCATATGGGTACCGTCCCGCGCCGCCTGCGCCTCAATCCGGGGCAACAGGTCGGCCAGAGCGGCCGTCGGGGAAGGGCAGAAGAGCAGCAGCGCATCGCACCGGACCTGGGCTTCCAGCCGGGCGGGAGCATCGGCAAGCGTGCTGATACCCAGCAGGCGCATCCCTGCCGCCTGGGTCACGGGCGCCAGTTCCTGCACATCGAACCGATCCGCCACGATCAGAAGATTGGGCTGCGGCCCGGCATGACATGCCGACGCGGCGGGTTGAGCGTAGGAAAAATCTTCCACGATGATGCTCCTGTTCCGTCTTCGTTCCGATGGAATACAGCAAGAACGGAGCGAATCATCCGGATAAAGCGCCAATATGAACAGGAGCGCGGATTTTGCGGTCGGTTTGGTGTCGATCCCGACCGGATTGGAGCAGGTATGAAGGAAATTTCCTAGGGCTACACCGGCGCCGAACCATTTCCTCCATTACGGATCATATCGTCAGACGGCGGTCGCCCGCGCGAAATCGATATAGAGTGTGCGCAGGCGCGTGGCGATCGGCCCTGGAACCCCGTCGCCGACCGGCTGGCCGTCGATCTGCACGACGGACAGGCAGAAGGTCGAGGCGCTGGTGATGAAGGCTTCCCGTGCGGCCAGCGCTTCGGCCAGGGTGAAGGGACGACGGATGACGGCAAGGCCGCTTTCCTCCGCGAGGGCGGCCAGTGCGGCGCCGGTGCAGCCGGCGAGCACCGACTGGCTGTAGGGGCGGGTGAGGATGCCTTCGTCGGTGACGATGAAGGCCGTGGAGGAGGCGCCCTCCGTGATGAAGCCATCTTCGATCATCCAGGCTTCCTGGCAGCCGGCCTGCTTGGCGGCCATCTTGGCCATCGCCTGGGCGAGCAGACCGACGCTCTTGATATCGCGGCGCGCCCAGCGCAGGTCGGGCATCGAGGCGACGGCGATGCCGGTCGTCGCAGCGGGAACGTCAAGGAAGGCCTTGTTCTGCACAAACATGAACAGGGTCGGCTGGAGTCCGGCGGGCGGGATGAAGTCCCGCGTGACATCCGCGCCGCGCGTGATCTGGAGATAGACCAGGCCTTCGCCAAGGCCGTTATGCGCGACCAGGGCCTTTTGCGCCGCCTCGATCTCGTCCAGGGTCAGCGGCAGGGCGATGCCGATTTCGGTGCAGGAACGTTCCAGCCGGGCGAGATGGCTGGCACTGTCGACCAGCCGGCCATCGATCACGGCCGCCACTTCATAAATGCCGTCGGCAAACAGGAAACCGCGATCGAGCGGCGAGATGCGGACATCGTCGAGCGGCAGATACTGGCCGTTGAGATAGGCGACGGACATGGCAGAGGGCGATCCTTGGTCTGATGATTTGCGCCGCCGCTTTTGCCGCCGCGACGGCCGGGGTCAAGGCGGCGAAATAGGATTTTGCCCGCTTAACTTCGCATATTTCCCGTACATTATGACATTATCTTGCGCTGGCTTGATCCTATCGGAAAGCGAGGGGATGGCGCCGCCGATGATAGGGCAAAGCGCCGCCGTAGGACAGGCTCAGGCGGCCTTGCCCTTGAGCGCCTTTTGCCGGCGACGCTGGACCGAGGACCCGATGCCCATCGCCTCGCGATATTTGGCGACGGTGCGCCGTGCAATGTCCATGCCCTTGGCACGCAGCAGGTCGACCAGCGTGTCGTCGGAGAGGATCGCATGGGCCTCCTCGGTCGCGATCAGCGCTTTGATGTGACTCTTGACCGCTTCTGCTGAAACCGCGCCGTCCCCGTCGGATGCCGCGACGCCGCTGGTGAAGAAATATTTGAGTTCGTAGAAGCCGCGCGGGCAGGAGAGATATTTGTTCGAGGTGACCCGGCTGACGGTCGATTCATGCATCTGGATCGCGTCGGCAACGGCCTTGAGCGTCAGCGGCTTGAGATGGGCGACACCCTTGCGAAAGAAATCCTCCTGCTGGCGGACGATCTCGCTCGCGACCTTGATGATCGTCTTCTGCCGCTGATCGAGCGCCTTCACCAGCCAGTTGGCACTGGCAAGGCAGTCGGCGAGCCAGGCCTTGGAAGCGCGATCCTGCGCGCCGCTGGCCAGTTCGACATAATAGGTCCGATTGACCAGCACGCGCGGCAGCGTGTCGCTATTGACCTCTATGCCCCAGCCCGCCGCCGTCCGTGTCACGAACAGGTCGGGCGTTACGGGTGTCGCCCGGTCGCTGGCGAAGCGCAGTCCGGGCTTGGGATCATAGCCGCGCAGTTCGCGGATCATGTCGGCCAAATCCTCTTCGTCCACGGCGCAGATCCGGCGCAACTGCGGCAGGGCACCCCGGGCCAGCAGGTCGAGATTGGCGAGCAGGCGCTGGATGCAGGGATCATAGCGGTCGGCTTCCCTGGCTTGCAGCGCGAGGCACTCGGCAAGCGAACGGGCGCCCACCCCCGTGGGATCGAAGCTGTGGATAACCGTCAGCACCCGTTCGACATCGAACAGGGCAATGCCCATGGCATGGGCGGTTTCCAGCAGATTGGCTTCGAGATAGCCGGCCTCGCTGATCTGGCCGATCAACTGGGCCGCGATCAGCAGATCCATGCCCGACAGCGCGCTGCGGGCCTGATCCATCAGATGTTCCTGCAGGCTGGGTTCAGGGTTGGCAAAGCTGTCGAAATCGGGCGCCTCGCCGCTGGCGCTGCCACCGAGCATGTCGAGCGAGCCCGATCCGCCGCCGCCCGCCATGCGATCGCCCGGGCCATCGTCGATGAAGGTGTCGGCGCCATGATCGACGTCGAGCGGGCTATCGGCGCCGCCCAGCCCCTGGGCGATCAGGTCGTCGCTGCCGCCGGTTTCCGCCGACAGAAGCGGGGGTTCGACGATATGGTCGACCCCGCCGGCGTCACGGGGCGTTTCTTCGACCGGCAGGGTGTCGAGAAGCGGGTTCTTTTCCAGCTCTCCCGCGACGAATGCGTCAATTTCCAGATTAGACAGCGCCAGCAGCTTGATCGCCTGCTGCAACTGCGGCGTCATCACCAGAGACTGGCTCTGGCGGATGTCGAGGCGCGGTCCGAGCGCCATCAGCCCTGCCCGCCTTGATCTGCAAAGGGGCGGCGCATGATCATGTCAGAGCGAGAAATTCTCGCCCAGATAGAGGCGGCGGACATCGGCATTGGCCACCAGCTCGGTCGGGCTGCCGGCGAACAAGACCTGGCCGCTGTAGATGATGCAGGCGCGATCGACGATTTCCAGCGTCTCGCGGACATTATGGTCGGTGATGAGGACACCGATGCCGCGCGTCTTGAGCTGCTTCACCAGGTCGCGAATGTCGGCGATCGAGAGCGGATCGATGCCGGCAAAGGGTTCGTCGAGCAGCACGATCGAGGGATCGGCCGCGAGCGCGCGGGCGATTTCGCAGCGGCGCCGTTCACCGCCCGACAGCGCCATCGCAGCAGAGTCCCGCAGGCGGGTGAGACCGAATTCATCGAGCAGCTGTTCCAGCTTGGCGGCACGGGCCGCCTTGTCCGGTTCGGCCATTTCCAGCACCGCGCCAATATTCTGTTCGACCGTCAGGCCCCGGAAGATCGACGTTTCCTGCGGCAGATAGCCCAGGCCCAGGATCGCGCGGCGATACATGGGCAGGCCGGTAATATCCTGGCCATCGAGGATGATGCGGCCCTGGTCGGGACGGACGAGGCCCATCACCGAATAGAAACAGGTCGTCTTGCCCGCGCCATTGGGGCCGAGCAGGCCGACCACTTCGCCCTTGCCCACGGTCAGCGACACGTCGGACAGCACGACGCGCTTGTCATAGCTTTTGGCGATCGAGATGACGGACAGCCCCTCGCCCACTTCCTGCGGGGCGAGCGCGCGCGCCGAAGCGGCCCTGTCCTGGATCGTCACATCGTCCATCACATCATCCTTGCGCCGCCAAATTCGGGTGCGGGGGAAATGGGTCCGCCAGCGGCAATTGGCAAGCTTTGTGCATGGGATCGCCGTCGGAGCAAGGGGAAAATGCGTTGAAGATGAGAGGGGTGGCGCAGCCACCCCTCTCGGGCCGGGTCATTCGACCATGATGCGCGGACTGGGCAGGACCACGCCGACATCGCTGGCATAGGCGTCCCATGCCTGTTCCAGTGCCGCCTTGCGCGTGGGTTCACGGCTGGAAAGATCGGTGGTTTCGCCCGGATCGGCGGCGATGTTGAACAGATGCCATTGGCCATCGCCGGCATCGGTGATCTTCCAGTCGCCCTGGCGCAGCGCGCGCGAACCGAACAATTCGGTGCCGATCGCCTCGCTGGCGGGGTGGACGGTTGGCGCCTTGCCGGCGAGCCAGGGTGCCCAACTGGTCCCCCGGATCGGCTGAACCGTGCGGCCCTGGAACGTCCCCTTGGGCTGGGCGATGCCGGCCAGGTCGAGCAATGTGGGGGCGACATCCATGACATTGAGATAATCATGGGCGATGCTGCCGGGCTTCTTCACCGCCGGGCCGGAGAGGAAGGCGGTGGTGCGAGTGCCACCCTCGGTCGCGAATGCCTTGTACAGCCAGGACGGCGTGGTCGCCGCCTGCGCCCAGCCGGGGCCATAGCTGATATAGCTGCTGTCCTTGCCGAGATTGTCATAGCTGTTGTCGGCCGCCTCGGCGCGGGCGCGGAAGCGGGGATTTTTGGCGTGGACCAGATCCATCCCCTCGGCGCCATTGTCGGCGAGGAAGAGGATGACGGTGTTGTCGAATTCGCCGCTGGCCTTGAGCGCATCGATCACCCGGCCGACATTCTGGTCGAGCCGGTCGACCATCGCGGCATAGATTTCCATCGTGCGCGATGCGGTCTTCTTCTCGTCCGGGGTCAAGTTCGCCCAGGGCTTGCTGTTTTCAAGCGGGTGCTGGGCGGCATTGGCCGGGACCAGGCCGAGCGCGACCTGCTTCTTCAGACGCGCGGCCCGTAGTGCCTCATAGCCCGCTTCATAGCGGCCCTGATATTTGGCGATGGTTTCGGCCGGGGCCTGCAGCGGCCAGTGTGGCGCGGTGAAGGCGAGATAGGCGAAGAAGGGCTTGTCATCCTTCGTGGCCTTGATCTGGTCGATCAGCTTGGTCGCGAAGGCGTCGGAGGAATAATAGTCGCTGGGCAGGCTGACGAGCGTGCGGCCATCCTCGCGATAGGTCGTCGCGCCCAGCTTGGGCGTGGCCGAAATATCGGTGCCATAATGATTGCCCGCCCCTTGCAGCAGAGCGAAGCTGTGCTGGAAACCGCGCGCATGAGGATCCTGCTCGGGCGTGAGGCCGAGATGCCATTTGCCCGAGAAAAGGGTGCGATAGCCGCCGGCGGTCAATATTTCGGGCAGGGCAGCGATATCGGTGCGCAGATAGCCCTCATGGCCGGGCTTGCCGACCTGATTGGGGGCCTGCATTTCCGCCATGGTGCCAAGGCCGGCGCGATGATTGTCGGTGCCCGACATGAGCATCGACCGGGTCGGCGAGCAGGTGGGCGCGGTGTGGAAGCCGGTGAGGCGCACGCCCGAGAGGGCCAGGCGATCGAGATTGGGCGTGGCGATTTCGCTGCCGAAGGCGCCGAGATCGGAATAGCCGAGGTCATCGGCGACGATCACCAGGAAATTGGGCCGCTTTTCCCGCGCCGCCGCAGGCGTGGTGAGGGCGGTGGCCAGTGCCAGGCTGGCAAGGACAGTGCGTAGCTTCATCATGGATTCCGTGAAAAGGGGCCGCGTCCGGAAGGAGCGCGGCCCAGTGTACCGAAGTTCAGGGGCGGGGTTGGGGGTGAGCGATCCCCGCTCAGGCCGCTTCGGTGGCCTTGGGTTCCTTCTTGATGTTGCGGCTGTTGCGACCGTCGATCGATACGGGGACGGTGCCGGCGATGGTGGCACGGCGCAACTGGCGATGTTGGGTACCGAAATCGGCGATCGCGCGATGCTGGGTGGCGCGGTTGTCCCAGATGGCGACGTCGCCGGGCTGCCAGCTCCAGCGCACGGTATTTTCCGGCTTGGTGATGGCATCCTGGAAGGTGGCGAAGAGGCGCTGGCTATCGGCCTGGTTCAGGCCGACGAACTGCTTGAAGAAATGGCCCAGGATCAGCGAGCGTTCGCCGCTTTCGGGATGGACATGGACCAGCGGGTGTTCCGTCTCATAGACGGTCGAGGCAAAGACTTCGCGATAGCGCTTTGCCGCTTCCTCATTGCCGTCGTTGATGACTGCGGCATAGTCGTAGAGGTTGGTGTGGACCGCCCACAGGCTGTTGGCCAATTGGCGCAGGGGTTCGGACAGTTCCTCATAAGCGGCGACCGCATTGGCCCAGAGCGTGTCGCCGCCGGCCTGCGGGATGACGATGGCGCGCAGGATCGAGGATTCAGGATAGTTGGGAACGAAGGTGACGTCGGTGTGCCAGCTCGATGCGGCGCGGCCTTCCTTGGAATCCAGTTCCAGCAGATATTTGGAGCCGGGCACGACCGGGACGGTCGGATGGGCGACCGGCTTGCCGAAGCGTTCGGCAAAGGCTTCCTGGCCGGCATCGTCGAGATGATGCTGGGCGCGGAAGAAGATCACCTTGTGGCGGACGAGCGCGGCGCGGATCGCGGCGATGGTGGCGTCGTCGAGGTCGCCGCCGAGCGCGACGCCGCGAATCTCCGCGCCGATGCGGCCGGCGACGGGAACGACATCGAGCGGACCGTCGGCATCGGCGGCGTTGAGGAAGCTCTGGGTCAATATGGTCATGGCAGGTCTCCTTGAGATTATGCGTGGACGGTCAGGCGGGGATCGCGTCGCGCTGGTCTAGGGCGCGGCGGATTTCGGCATGGGCGGCTTCGTCGAGCGGGAAGCGCCAGATGATGAGGGTGGCGATGATGTGGGCCAGGGCCGGGCCGAGGGCGAAGACATATTTCAGCCCTTCGAGCGCGGCCGGATCATTGTGGGGACCGGCGGCAAAGCCGAGCCAGGCGATGAGGGGCAGGGCGA
The sequence above is drawn from the Sphingobium sp. AP49 genome and encodes:
- a CDS encoding winged helix DNA-binding protein, translated to MADRASDYASIPTFAPIGSASAPVGASPVHASQVRDLLRARRIRADFLPGDLFADPAWDMLLDLLAAQLEQERVSVSSLCIAAAVPPTTALRWIGTLTDKGLVVRQADPQDGRRVFIALAQEAADALIAWFGASRRYLAV
- a CDS encoding P-II family nitrogen regulator — protein: MKLVMAIIKPFKLDDVREALSSLGIAGMTVSEVKGFGRQKGQTEIYRGAEYSTNMVPKIKIEVVCDDDLAPRVVEATQAAANSGAIGDGKIFVLDVGQAVRIRTGETGETAL
- a CDS encoding TauD/TfdA family dioxygenase, with product MTILTQSFLNAADADGPLDVVPVAGRIGAEIRGVALGGDLDDATIAAIRAALVRHKVIFFRAQHHLDDAGQEAFAERFGKPVAHPTVPVVPGSKYLLELDSKEGRAASSWHTDVTFVPNYPESSILRAIVIPQAGGDTLWANAVAAYEELSEPLRQLANSLWAVHTNLYDYAAVINDGNEEAAKRYREVFASTVYETEHPLVHVHPESGERSLILGHFFKQFVGLNQADSQRLFATFQDAITKPENTVRWSWQPGDVAIWDNRATQHRAIADFGTQHRQLRRATIAGTVPVSIDGRNSRNIKKEPKATEAA
- a CDS encoding DUF924 family protein codes for the protein MNMLTDSHDAVTADWAAALLDFWFNQVGEKGWYSHDPALDQHCVDRFAVLWNEKRAFAPETFLDRADDALAAVLLFDQLPRNMFRGQAQAFASDGLARNVARGAIALGYDVQIGGAGRLFFYMPFQHSEDLADQELSLALFEGAGDVQSLDFARQHHATIARFGRFPHRNAALGRATLPAEAAAVVEGSQW
- the tldD gene encoding metalloprotease TldD, producing MTDLASQFTDARGLLYRPGLLDPDGARRLTAQALKACDDGELYLQYRASESFGFDDGRLKTADYSTDAGFGLRGVSGEMTGFAHANDLSEAAIRKAAETLTLLDPAKGQPAPPPQRTNRHLYTDANPLELVPFAEKVTLCAAIDAAARARDPRVAQVSVSLAGSWSVVEIVRADGFTASDIRPLVRLNVSVILEENGRRETGVFGIGGRYLYDQVMDPKVWNRAIDEALAQAQVNLRSVAAPAGEMTVLCGPGWPGVLVHEAIGHGLEGDFNRKGTSAFSGRIGQRVAAPGVTVVDDGSILDRRGSLSIDDEGTPTQENVLIEDGILKGYMQDRLNARLMGVAPTGNGRRESYAHAPMPRMTNTFIKGGQDDPEELLSRVKSGIFAKSFGGGQVDIVSGKFVFSCTEAYKVENGKLTDPIKGATLIGDGPTALTKVIGIGHDWALDEGIGMCGKGGQSVPAGVGQPTLLLEGLTVGGTAA
- the rpoN gene encoding RNA polymerase factor sigma-54, translated to MALGPRLDIRQSQSLVMTPQLQQAIKLLALSNLEIDAFVAGELEKNPLLDTLPVEETPRDAGGVDHIVEPPLLSAETGGSDDLIAQGLGGADSPLDVDHGADTFIDDGPGDRMAGGGGSGSLDMLGGSASGEAPDFDSFANPEPSLQEHLMDQARSALSGMDLLIAAQLIGQISEAGYLEANLLETAHAMGIALFDVERVLTVIHSFDPTGVGARSLAECLALQAREADRYDPCIQRLLANLDLLARGALPQLRRICAVDEEDLADMIRELRGYDPKPGLRFASDRATPVTPDLFVTRTAAGWGIEVNSDTLPRVLVNRTYYVELASGAQDRASKAWLADCLASANWLVKALDQRQKTIIKVASEIVRQQEDFFRKGVAHLKPLTLKAVADAIQMHESTVSRVTSNKYLSCPRGFYELKYFFTSGVAASDGDGAVSAEAVKSHIKALIATEEAHAILSDDTLVDLLRAKGMDIARRTVAKYREAMGIGSSVQRRRQKALKGKAA
- a CDS encoding D-amino-acid transaminase, which encodes MSVAYLNGQYLPLDDVRISPLDRGFLFADGIYEVAAVIDGRLVDSASHLARLERSCTEIGIALPLTLDEIEAAQKALVAHNGLGEGLVYLQITRGADVTRDFIPPAGLQPTLFMFVQNKAFLDVPAATTGIAVASMPDLRWARRDIKSVGLLAQAMAKMAAKQAGCQEAWMIEDGFITEGASSTAFIVTDEGILTRPYSQSVLAGCTGAALAALAEESGLAVIRRPFTLAEALAAREAFITSASTFCLSVVQIDGQPVGDGVPGPIATRLRTLYIDFARATAV
- a CDS encoding arylsulfatase codes for the protein MKLRTVLASLALATALTTPAAAREKRPNFLVIVADDLGYSDLGAFGSEIATPNLDRLALSGVRLTGFHTAPTCSPTRSMLMSGTDNHRAGLGTMAEMQAPNQVGKPGHEGYLRTDIAALPEILTAGGYRTLFSGKWHLGLTPEQDPHARGFQHSFALLQGAGNHYGTDISATPKLGATTYREDGRTLVSLPSDYYSSDAFATKLIDQIKATKDDKPFFAYLAFTAPHWPLQAPAETIAKYQGRYEAGYEALRAARLKKQVALGLVPANAAQHPLENSKPWANLTPDEKKTASRTMEIYAAMVDRLDQNVGRVIDALKASGEFDNTVILFLADNGAEGMDLVHAKNPRFRARAEAADNSYDNLGKDSSYISYGPGWAQAATTPSWLYKAFATEGGTRTTAFLSGPAVKKPGSIAHDYLNVMDVAPTLLDLAGIAQPKGTFQGRTVQPIRGTSWAPWLAGKAPTVHPASEAIGTELFGSRALRQGDWKITDAGDGQWHLFNIAADPGETTDLSSREPTRKAALEQAWDAYASDVGVVLPSPRIMVE
- the lptB gene encoding LPS export ABC transporter ATP-binding protein is translated as MDDVTIQDRAASARALAPQEVGEGLSVISIAKSYDKRVVLSDVSLTVGKGEVVGLLGPNGAGKTTCFYSVMGLVRPDQGRIILDGQDITGLPMYRRAILGLGYLPQETSIFRGLTVEQNIGAVLEMAEPDKAARAAKLEQLLDEFGLTRLRDSAAMALSGGERRRCEIARALAADPSIVLLDEPFAGIDPLSIADIRDLVKQLKTRGIGVLITDHNVRETLEIVDRACIIYSGQVLFAGSPTELVANADVRRLYLGENFSL
- a CDS encoding zinc-finger domain-containing protein, which codes for MIQPPEIIRVTKSRVSCDGSGDIPAALGHPRVFLEIDEHGYVDCGYCDRRFVLAGGVADNGEIGSKPDIASGASL